A part of Synechococcus sp. KORDI-49 genomic DNA contains:
- the gpmI gene encoding 2,3-bisphosphoglycerate-independent phosphoglycerate mutase translates to MNVNKSSTSGSGQTGTVAPVVLTILDGWGHREDSDNNAIRSAETPVMEALRHAYPSTLIQASGSHVGLPDQQMGNSEVGHLTIGAGRIIRQELVRISDTVRDDQLRHTPALKELAERVKSNGGTLHLLGLCSDGGVHSHVDHLCGLIRWAADSGISRLAIHAITDGRDTPTQSALGYINQVQAAIDAAGVGVVASLCGRYWAMDRDKRWERTEKAYDLYTDPDRPRTDSSPEQVLSASYAGGTTDEFLEPVRLQDVVMQDGDAVLLFNFRPDRARQIVQTLCLPSHDGFQRRHTPKLDVVTFTQVEQDLPVVVAFPPEPLDDLLGQVVAGQGLRQYRTAETEKYPHVTYFMNGGIEKPLAGEDRHLVPSPRVATYDLSPAMSADQLTDSCITAIEKGIYTLVVINYANPDMVGHTGVMEAATEAIATVDRCIGRLLDAVGRMGGTMLITADHGNAELMQGPDGAAWTAHTTNPVPVILVEGERRKLPGHGNSIQLRGDGGLADIAPTLLEILSLPQPEAMTGRSLIEPMAGVDRDAISARLPLTV, encoded by the coding sequence GTGAACGTGAACAAAAGCTCTACCAGCGGTTCAGGCCAGACCGGAACAGTCGCTCCGGTGGTCCTCACCATTCTTGATGGCTGGGGCCATCGGGAGGACTCCGACAACAACGCCATCCGCTCGGCTGAGACGCCGGTGATGGAGGCCCTCCGCCATGCCTATCCCAGCACTCTGATCCAGGCCAGCGGTTCCCACGTCGGACTGCCGGACCAGCAGATGGGCAATTCCGAGGTGGGGCACCTCACTATCGGTGCCGGCCGGATCATCCGCCAGGAGCTGGTGCGCATCAGCGACACCGTTCGCGATGACCAGCTTCGTCACACCCCGGCCCTGAAGGAGCTCGCCGAGCGGGTGAAGAGCAACGGCGGCACCCTGCATCTTCTCGGTCTCTGCTCCGACGGTGGAGTGCACAGCCATGTGGATCACCTCTGCGGCCTGATTCGCTGGGCCGCCGACAGCGGCATCAGCCGCCTGGCGATTCACGCCATCACCGACGGCCGCGACACGCCCACTCAGAGCGCTCTGGGGTACATCAACCAGGTGCAGGCGGCGATCGACGCCGCGGGTGTCGGGGTCGTCGCCAGCCTCTGCGGCCGTTACTGGGCCATGGACCGGGACAAGCGCTGGGAGCGCACGGAAAAGGCCTACGACCTTTACACCGATCCCGATCGCCCTCGGACCGACAGCAGCCCGGAACAAGTGCTCAGCGCCAGCTATGCCGGCGGAACCACCGATGAATTCCTCGAGCCTGTGCGCCTGCAGGACGTGGTGATGCAGGACGGTGATGCCGTGCTGCTCTTCAACTTCCGCCCCGACCGCGCCCGTCAGATTGTTCAGACCCTGTGTCTGCCCTCCCACGACGGCTTCCAGCGCCGCCACACCCCGAAGCTCGATGTGGTCACCTTCACCCAGGTGGAGCAGGACCTGCCCGTGGTGGTGGCCTTCCCCCCCGAACCCCTCGACGACCTACTGGGTCAGGTGGTGGCCGGCCAGGGGCTGCGCCAGTACCGCACGGCTGAAACGGAGAAATACCCCCACGTCACCTATTTCATGAACGGGGGCATCGAGAAACCGCTGGCGGGTGAGGATCGCCACCTGGTGCCCTCCCCCCGGGTGGCCACCTATGACCTCTCACCGGCGATGTCCGCCGATCAACTCACCGACAGCTGCATCACCGCCATCGAGAAGGGGATCTACACCCTGGTGGTGATCAACTACGCCAACCCCGACATGGTGGGGCACACCGGTGTGATGGAGGCCGCCACCGAAGCGATCGCCACGGTGGATCGCTGCATCGGCCGTCTGCTCGACGCTGTGGGCCGCATGGGAGGAACGATGCTGATCACCGCTGATCACGGCAACGCCGAACTGATGCAGGGTCCTGACGGTGCCGCCTGGACCGCGCACACCACCAACCCGGTGCCGGTGATCCTGGTGGAGGGGGAACGGCGCAAGCTGCCCGGCCATGGCAATTCCATCCAGCTGCGCGGTGATGGTGGCCTGGCCGACATTGCCCCCACCCTGCTGGAGATCCTCAGCCTGCCTCAACCGGAAGCGATGACAGGCCGCAGCCTGATCGAGCCGATGGCTGGGGTCGACCGCGACGCCATCTCCGCCCGTCTCCCCCTGACCGTCTGA
- the atpD gene encoding F0F1 ATP synthase subunit beta, giving the protein MVASAPASAGTKGVVRQVIGPVLDVEFPAGKLPKIYNALRIEAKNTAGQDVALTAEVQQLLGDHRVRAVAMSGTDGLVRGMEAVDTGSPITVPVGEATLGRIFNVLGEPVDEQGPVNASATAPIHREAPKLTELETKPRVFETGIKVIDLLAPYRQGGKVGLFGGAGVGKTVLIQELINNIAKEHGGVSVFGGVGERTREGNDLYEEFKESGVINSDDLSKSKVALCYGQMNEPPGARMRVGLSALTMAEHFRDVNKQDVLLFVDNIFRFVQAGSEVSALLGRMPSAVGYQPTLGTDVGALQERVASTVEGSITSIQAVYVPADDLTDPAPATTFAHLDATTVLNRALASKGIYPAVDPLDSTSTMLQPAVVGDDHYRTARAVQSTLQRYKELQDIIAILGLDELSEEDRQTVNRARKVEKFLSQPFFVAEIFTGMSGVYVKLEETISGFNQILSGELDHLPEQAFYLVGNIDQAKAKAEKIAAEAN; this is encoded by the coding sequence ATGGTCGCTTCTGCTCCTGCATCCGCCGGCACCAAGGGCGTGGTTCGCCAGGTGATTGGCCCGGTTCTGGACGTGGAATTCCCAGCCGGGAAACTGCCGAAGATCTACAACGCTCTGCGCATCGAGGCGAAGAACACCGCCGGTCAGGACGTCGCTCTGACCGCCGAGGTTCAGCAGCTGCTGGGCGATCACCGCGTCCGCGCCGTTGCCATGAGCGGCACCGACGGTCTGGTGCGCGGCATGGAAGCCGTCGACACCGGCTCCCCGATCACCGTGCCCGTCGGAGAAGCCACTCTCGGCCGCATCTTCAACGTTCTCGGCGAGCCTGTTGACGAGCAAGGCCCCGTCAACGCCTCCGCCACAGCCCCCATCCACCGCGAAGCTCCCAAGCTCACCGAGCTGGAGACCAAGCCCCGGGTGTTCGAGACCGGCATCAAGGTGATCGACCTGCTGGCTCCCTACCGCCAGGGCGGCAAGGTCGGCCTGTTCGGTGGTGCCGGTGTCGGCAAGACCGTTCTGATTCAGGAACTGATCAACAACATCGCCAAGGAACACGGTGGTGTGTCCGTGTTCGGCGGCGTGGGTGAACGCACCCGTGAGGGCAACGACCTCTACGAGGAATTCAAGGAGTCCGGAGTGATCAACTCCGACGACCTCTCCAAGTCGAAGGTGGCTCTCTGCTACGGCCAGATGAACGAGCCCCCCGGCGCGCGCATGCGCGTGGGCCTCTCCGCACTGACCATGGCGGAGCACTTCCGTGACGTAAACAAGCAGGACGTGCTGCTGTTCGTCGACAACATCTTCCGCTTCGTGCAGGCCGGCTCCGAGGTGTCCGCACTTCTGGGCCGCATGCCGTCTGCTGTGGGCTACCAGCCCACCCTCGGCACCGACGTCGGCGCCCTGCAGGAGCGCGTCGCCTCCACCGTGGAAGGTTCGATCACGTCGATCCAGGCCGTCTACGTCCCTGCTGACGACCTCACCGACCCCGCTCCCGCCACCACCTTCGCCCACCTGGACGCCACCACGGTGCTCAACCGCGCCCTGGCATCCAAAGGCATCTATCCCGCTGTGGATCCCCTGGATTCCACCAGCACCATGCTTCAGCCGGCCGTTGTGGGTGATGACCACTACCGCACCGCCCGCGCTGTGCAGTCGACCCTGCAGCGCTACAAGGAGCTTCAGGACATCATCGCGATTCTCGGTCTCGACGAACTCTCCGAGGAGGACCGTCAGACCGTCAACCGGGCCCGCAAGGTGGAGAAGTTCCTCTCCCAGCCTTTCTTTGTGGCCGAGATCTTCACCGGCATGTCCGGCGTTTACGTGAAGCTGGAGGAGACCATCTCCGGCTTCAACCAGATCCTCTCCGGTGAGCTGGACCACCTGCCCGAGCAGGCCTTCTACCTGGTGGGCAACATCGATCAGGCCAAGGCCAAGGCCGAGAAGATCGCTGCTGAGGCCAACTGA
- a CDS encoding sulfotransferase domain-containing protein: MSRCEAGKIFLLGVGAQKCGTTWLESELSGTSWFSNGGIKEFHVFNKLVAQRRNNPAKAMIRRRRKGKLDLIRLQEAMRLSPELYFDHFDYLHLREAAVTHVGDITPAYSMLPQSSFELIREGLTARGFTIRVILLMRDPVERAWSQLRMRNRLRHERQNAARVTAEQEVSQLRSFYRKPNCRSRTTYERMAETLEAVFSSEEIFYGFYETLFQQSEINRLTDFLEAPALTPQFNRVVHASPKQSETVEGLDAVLNDMRAFFAPTYDWARRRFGPRVPTGWR; this comes from the coding sequence TTGAGCCGCTGCGAAGCCGGCAAGATCTTCCTGCTCGGGGTGGGAGCCCAGAAATGCGGCACCACCTGGCTGGAGTCGGAACTGTCGGGGACCTCCTGGTTCAGCAACGGCGGGATCAAGGAATTCCACGTGTTCAACAAGCTGGTCGCCCAGCGCAGGAACAATCCGGCGAAGGCCATGATCCGGCGACGCCGCAAGGGAAAGCTGGACCTGATCCGGTTGCAGGAGGCGATGCGCCTCTCACCGGAGCTGTACTTCGACCATTTCGACTACCTGCATCTGCGGGAGGCCGCAGTCACCCATGTCGGCGATATCACCCCGGCCTACTCGATGCTTCCTCAGAGCAGCTTCGAGCTCATTCGCGAAGGGCTGACAGCCCGGGGATTCACGATCCGGGTGATCCTGCTGATGCGCGATCCCGTCGAACGGGCTTGGTCACAACTGCGCATGCGCAACCGGCTGCGGCATGAACGGCAGAACGCAGCCAGAGTCACAGCCGAGCAGGAAGTGAGCCAGCTGCGCAGCTTCTACCGCAAACCCAACTGCCGGTCGCGCACCACCTACGAGCGGATGGCCGAGACCCTCGAGGCGGTCTTTTCCTCGGAGGAGATCTTCTACGGCTTCTACGAAACATTGTTCCAACAGAGCGAGATCAACCGGCTCACCGACTTTCTCGAGGCTCCTGCCCTGACGCCTCAGTTCAACCGCGTCGTGCATGCCTCACCCAAGCAGAGCGAAACAGTGGAGGGACTGGATGCGGTGTTGAACGACATGCGCGCCTTCTTCGCCCCCACCTACGACTGGGCCCGCCGACGGTTCGGCCCACGCGTGCCCACGGGCTGGCGCTGA
- the groES gene encoding co-chaperone GroES encodes MAAVSLSVSTVKPLGDRIFIKVSASEETTAGGILLPDTAQEKPQVGEVVQVGPGKRNDDGSRQAPEVGVGDKVLYSKYAGTDIKLSGDEYVLLSEKDILAVVS; translated from the coding sequence ATGGCAGCTGTTTCCCTCAGCGTCTCGACCGTCAAGCCTCTCGGTGATCGCATCTTCATCAAGGTGTCCGCCTCCGAAGAGACCACCGCCGGCGGCATCCTTCTGCCCGACACCGCCCAGGAAAAGCCCCAGGTGGGCGAAGTGGTCCAGGTGGGTCCCGGCAAGCGCAACGACGACGGCAGTCGTCAGGCCCCCGAGGTCGGCGTCGGCGACAAGGTGCTCTACAGCAAGTACGCCGGTACTGACATCAAGCTCAGCGGCGACGAGTACGTGCTCCTGTCCGAGAAGGACATCCTGGCTGTCGTCAGCTGA
- the groL gene encoding chaperonin GroEL (60 kDa chaperone family; promotes refolding of misfolded polypeptides especially under stressful conditions; forms two stacked rings of heptamers to form a barrel-shaped 14mer; ends can be capped by GroES; misfolded proteins enter the barrel where they are refolded when GroES binds), whose amino-acid sequence MAKRIIYNENARRALEKGIDILAESVAVTLGPKGRNVVLEKKFGAPQIINDGVTIAKEIELEDHIENTGVALIRQAASKTNDAAGDGTTTATVLAHAMVKAGLRNVAAGANAITLKKGIDKASDFLVGKIKEQAKPIADSGAIAQVGTISAGNDEEVGQMIADAMDKVGKEGVISLEEGKSMETELEVTEGMRFDKGYISPYFATDTERMEAVLDEPYILLTDKKIGLVQDLVPVLEQIARTGKPLLIIAEDIEKEALATLVVNRIRGVLNVAAVKAPGFGDRRKAMLEDMAVLTNGQLITEDAGLKLENAKLEMLGTARRITINKDTTTIVAEGNEVAVGARCEQIKKQMDETDSTYDKEKLQERLAKLAGGVAVVKVGAATETEMKDKKLRLEDAINATKAAVEEGIVPGGGTTLAHLAPALEEWANGNLSGEELIGANIVAAALTAPLMRIAENAGANGAVVAENVKSRSISEGYNAATGDYVDMLAAGIVDPAKVTRSGLQNAASIAGMVLTTECIVADLPEKKDAAPAGGGMGGGDFDY is encoded by the coding sequence ATGGCCAAGCGCATCATTTACAACGAGAACGCCCGCCGCGCTCTCGAAAAAGGCATCGACATCCTGGCCGAGTCCGTTGCCGTGACCCTCGGACCCAAGGGTCGCAACGTCGTGCTGGAGAAGAAGTTCGGCGCTCCTCAGATCATCAATGACGGTGTCACCATCGCCAAGGAGATCGAGCTCGAAGATCACATCGAGAACACCGGTGTCGCCCTGATCCGTCAGGCCGCCTCCAAGACCAACGACGCCGCCGGTGACGGCACCACCACGGCCACCGTTCTGGCCCACGCCATGGTCAAGGCGGGTCTGCGCAACGTGGCTGCCGGTGCGAACGCCATCACCCTCAAGAAGGGCATCGACAAGGCCTCCGATTTCCTGGTCGGCAAGATCAAGGAGCAGGCCAAGCCCATCGCTGACAGCGGTGCCATCGCCCAGGTGGGCACCATCTCCGCCGGCAACGACGAGGAAGTCGGCCAGATGATCGCCGACGCCATGGACAAGGTCGGCAAGGAAGGCGTGATTTCCCTGGAAGAGGGCAAGTCCATGGAGACCGAACTGGAGGTCACCGAGGGCATGCGCTTCGACAAGGGCTACATCTCCCCCTACTTCGCCACCGACACCGAGCGGATGGAAGCGGTGCTCGACGAGCCCTACATCCTCCTCACCGACAAGAAGATCGGCCTGGTGCAGGACCTGGTGCCTGTTCTGGAGCAGATCGCCCGCACCGGCAAGCCCCTGCTGATCATCGCCGAGGACATCGAGAAGGAAGCGCTCGCCACTCTTGTGGTGAACCGCATCCGTGGTGTGCTGAACGTGGCTGCCGTCAAGGCTCCCGGTTTCGGTGACCGCCGCAAGGCCATGCTCGAGGACATGGCGGTGCTGACCAACGGTCAGCTGATCACCGAGGACGCCGGCCTCAAGCTGGAGAACGCCAAGCTGGAGATGCTGGGCACGGCCCGCCGCATCACCATCAACAAGGACACCACCACCATCGTGGCCGAGGGCAACGAGGTGGCTGTCGGCGCCCGCTGCGAGCAGATCAAGAAGCAGATGGATGAGACCGACTCCACCTACGACAAGGAGAAGCTGCAGGAGCGTCTGGCCAAGCTGGCCGGTGGCGTTGCTGTGGTGAAGGTCGGTGCAGCCACCGAGACCGAGATGAAGGACAAGAAGCTTCGTCTTGAGGACGCCATCAACGCCACCAAGGCGGCTGTCGAGGAGGGCATCGTCCCTGGCGGCGGCACCACCCTGGCCCACCTGGCTCCAGCTCTCGAGGAGTGGGCCAACGGCAACCTCTCCGGTGAGGAGCTGATCGGCGCCAACATCGTGGCTGCGGCTCTCACCGCTCCGCTGATGCGCATCGCTGAAAATGCCGGCGCCAACGGTGCCGTCGTGGCCGAGAACGTCAAGTCCCGCTCCATCAGCGAGGGCTACAACGCTGCCACCGGTGATTACGTCGACATGCTGGCTGCCGGCATCGTCGATCCCGCCAAGGTGACCCGCTCCGGTCTGCAGAATGCCGCCTCCATCGCCGGCATGGTGCTGACCACCGAGTGCATCGTGGCTGACCTGCCCGAGAAGAAGGACGCAGCTCCCGCCGGCGGCGGCATGGGCGGCGGCGACTTCGACTACTGA
- the secG gene encoding preprotein translocase subunit SecG has product MLITILSWTWIGTGLLLILLVLLHSPKGGGMGGLAASGSSMFSSASSAEATLNRATWTCLAVFLSLAVILSAGWLG; this is encoded by the coding sequence ATGCTCATCACGATTCTGTCCTGGACCTGGATCGGCACCGGCCTGCTGCTCATCCTTCTGGTGCTGCTGCACAGTCCCAAAGGGGGCGGCATGGGCGGGCTGGCGGCGAGCGGCAGCTCGATGTTCAGCAGCGCCAGCAGCGCCGAAGCCACGCTCAACCGCGCCACCTGGACCTGCCTGGCGGTGTTCCTGAGCCTCGCCGTGATCCTCAGCGCCGGCTGGCTGGGTTGA